The Sulfurimonas lithotrophica genome includes a region encoding these proteins:
- the trpC gene encoding indole-3-glycerol phosphate synthase TrpC, producing the protein MILDDIIKKTKEDLVKREKEFSLDWLGRSLAFNARQPRDVIPYLKATEEDPYRIISEVKKASPSKGVIREDFDPLAIAQAYERGGASAISVLTEPHFFQGNLEYLAGIRRYVGIPLLRKDFIVSKYQILEALVHGADFILLIAAALSKSELKELLGYARHLGMEALVEVHDKSDLIKAIYAGSDIIGINHRNLQTFEMDMNLCYELIPLIPNGKIIVAESGIYEHGQLEDLSKAGVDAFLVGESLMRQDNEEEALKKLKFG; encoded by the coding sequence TTGATACTAGATGATATTATAAAAAAAACAAAAGAAGATTTGGTTAAAAGAGAAAAAGAGTTTTCACTTGATTGGTTGGGACGCTCACTGGCATTTAATGCAAGACAGCCAAGAGATGTGATTCCTTATTTAAAAGCAACGGAAGAAGACCCTTATAGAATAATTTCAGAAGTTAAAAAAGCTTCGCCGTCAAAAGGTGTTATACGAGAAGATTTTGATCCCTTAGCTATCGCTCAAGCGTATGAGAGAGGAGGGGCTAGTGCAATATCCGTACTTACAGAACCACACTTCTTTCAGGGTAATTTGGAATACCTTGCGGGAATAAGAAGATATGTGGGTATCCCTCTTTTAAGAAAAGATTTTATAGTTTCAAAATATCAGATTCTTGAAGCACTTGTACACGGAGCTGATTTTATTTTACTAATTGCCGCGGCTTTATCAAAAAGTGAACTAAAAGAACTTTTGGGATATGCAAGACACTTGGGAATGGAAGCTTTGGTTGAGGTACATGACAAATCTGATTTGATAAAAGCTATATATGCGGGAAGCGATATTATAGGAATAAACCATAGAAATCTTCAAACATTTGAGATGGATATGAACTTATGTTATGAGCTTATTCCGCTTATTCCAAACGGTAAAATTATTGTAGCCGAGAGTGGTATATATGAACACGGTCAGCTTGAAGACTTGTCTAAAGCGGGTGTAGATGCGTTCTTGGTCGGTGAGTCCTTGATGCGTCAAGACAACGAAGAAGAAGCACTTAAAAAGTTAAAGTTTGGCTAG
- a CDS encoding tetratricopeptide repeat protein, with product MYNILTAFVFSILLSGCMGLTPDTDIKPSQKAFEEEDAIIMIALRAEQVKEYNASSSMFQTLYEKSSKKEYLYRSLQNALLAKNYDNVIEKIDDETDGSFDDMHLVRIKILALINANRLEEAKSIAIMLVERSQEADDYILVSNIYVKLSKYDTALKYLESAYTKDYNEKILDKISVILYVNLDRKKDAIAHLETHAKVHGCSKIICNRLLSIYSNENNIEALLRVYLKLYEIDKTQQIAKKIVQIYGYTKDYLKLISFLEKNGTDDQLLLQMYLQVKNYKKAAPLAKKLYDETAEISYLGQSAIFEYEAAEDKSDAKMHKSVIDKLKNVILIDPKALYLNYLGYLLIDHSIDIKAGMGYIDMALKEQPNSAYYLDSKAWGYYKLGQCKKAYKLIKKVIKMDGGDEKEVQDHYKIIKKCTKKGKN from the coding sequence ATGTATAATATTTTAACAGCTTTTGTTTTTTCCATATTGTTAAGCGGATGTATGGGTTTAACACCAGATACCGATATAAAACCTAGTCAAAAAGCATTTGAAGAAGAAGATGCAATAATCATGATTGCTCTTAGGGCAGAACAGGTAAAAGAATATAATGCATCTTCTAGTATGTTTCAAACACTTTATGAAAAGTCTTCAAAAAAAGAGTACTTATATCGTTCTTTGCAAAATGCTTTATTAGCAAAAAATTATGATAACGTAATCGAAAAAATAGATGATGAGACAGATGGCTCGTTTGATGATATGCATCTGGTACGTATTAAAATTTTAGCTTTAATTAACGCAAATAGGCTTGAAGAAGCAAAAAGTATAGCTATCATGTTGGTAGAGAGGTCTCAAGAAGCCGACGATTATATACTTGTAAGTAATATATACGTAAAATTATCAAAGTATGATACTGCATTAAAATATTTGGAAAGTGCTTATACCAAAGATTATAACGAGAAAATTTTAGATAAAATTTCCGTTATACTTTATGTGAATTTAGATAGAAAAAAAGATGCAATTGCACATCTTGAAACACATGCTAAGGTACACGGCTGCTCAAAAATTATTTGTAACAGACTGCTTAGCATCTATAGTAATGAAAATAATATAGAAGCACTTTTGAGAGTTTACCTTAAACTTTATGAGATAGATAAAACACAACAGATTGCAAAAAAAATAGTACAGATATACGGTTATACAAAAGACTATTTGAAACTAATATCTTTCTTAGAAAAGAACGGAACCGACGATCAGCTTTTACTGCAGATGTATTTGCAGGTAAAAAATTATAAAAAAGCCGCACCTCTTGCTAAAAAGCTCTATGATGAAACGGCAGAGATATCCTACTTGGGGCAGAGTGCAATATTTGAGTATGAAGCGGCAGAGGATAAAAGTGATGCCAAGATGCATAAGAGTGTTATAGATAAATTAAAAAACGTAATTTTAATTGATCCAAAAGCCCTCTATCTTAATTATCTCGGATATTTGTTGATAGACCATTCAATTGATATAAAAGCAGGTATGGGTTATATAGATATGGCATTAAAAGAACAACCAAATTCGGCATATTATTTAGACTCTAAAGCTTGGGGTTATTATAAACTTGGACAATGTAAAAAGGCTTATAAGCTTATAAAAAAAGTTATAAAGATGGATGGTGGAGATGAAAAAGAGGTTCAAGACCATTATAAAATTATAAAAAAATGTACAAAGAAAGGTAAAAATTGA
- a CDS encoding YkgJ family cysteine cluster protein — protein sequence MSVIKQDGFDFTFNPEACNECEARCCRGESGYIYVNKTEATAICDFLDIDMKELIDKYLYKKSYKYSIKERKIGENYECVFYDEKINGCGIYEARPTQCRTFPFWDYFKTRIDELKDECPGII from the coding sequence ATGTCAGTTATAAAACAAGATGGATTTGATTTTACTTTTAACCCGGAAGCTTGCAACGAGTGCGAAGCCAGATGTTGTAGAGGTGAGAGCGGTTATATATATGTAAATAAAACCGAAGCGACAGCGATATGTGATTTTTTAGATATAGATATGAAAGAACTTATAGATAAGTATTTATATAAAAAAAGTTATAAATACTCTATAAAAGAGAGAAAAATCGGCGAAAATTACGAGTGTGTTTTTTATGATGAAAAAATAAACGGATGTGGTATTTACGAAGCAAGACCTACGCAATGTAGGACTTTTCCGTTTTGGGATTATTTTAAAACAAGAATAGATGAATTAAAAGATGAATGTCCGGGTATAATCTAA
- a CDS encoding tRNA1(Val) (adenine(37)-N6)-methyltransferase, with protein sequence MVLYQPESGYCFNSDSVFLYDFIDSFNPKDDMLDVGAGSGIVGLLCAKDNDKIKLEAIEKQEEFLKYADKNAKENKIEYKLYHGDFIEFKFDKKYDYIVSNPPFYHHKSTKSDNEMLFNARYNINLPLDKFFKKVSQVLKPKSHFIFCYDALHFGEICAELAKVKMRVVDVQFVHPKIDRVASIVLVHARNGSNALMKVHEPLISFEGDEFSQKAKKIYEKAGTQSIKCQL encoded by the coding sequence ATGGTTCTATATCAACCTGAATCAGGTTACTGTTTTAACAGCGATTCCGTGTTTTTATATGACTTTATAGACTCATTTAATCCAAAGGACGATATGCTCGATGTTGGTGCAGGTAGCGGTATAGTAGGTTTGTTGTGTGCAAAAGACAACGATAAAATTAAATTAGAAGCTATAGAAAAACAAGAAGAGTTTTTAAAGTATGCAGATAAGAATGCAAAAGAGAATAAAATTGAGTATAAACTCTATCACGGTGACTTTATAGAGTTCAAATTTGATAAAAAATACGACTATATAGTCTCTAATCCGCCTTTTTATCATCACAAAAGTACTAAAAGTGATAACGAGATGTTGTTTAATGCACGCTATAATATCAACTTACCTTTAGATAAGTTCTTTAAAAAGGTATCTCAGGTCTTAAAACCGAAATCACATTTTATATTTTGTTATGATGCACTGCACTTTGGTGAGATATGTGCAGAACTTGCAAAAGTTAAGATGAGAGTGGTAGATGTTCAGTTTGTTCATCCAAAAATCGACAGGGTGGCATCTATCGTGTTGGTTCATGCCAGAAACGGTTCAAACGCTCTTATGAAGGTTCATGAGCCTTTAATTAGCTTTGAAGGGGATGAATTTTCACAAAAAGCTAAAAAAATATATGAAAAAGCGGGTACACAAAGTATAAAATGTCAGTTATAA
- the kdsB gene encoding 3-deoxy-manno-octulosonate cytidylyltransferase: MIIIPARLASTRFPQKVLADIGGLPMVIRTAKRVEHLDRVVVAADDEKIISVCKEYGIEAKLTSTTHKSGTDRINECANIAGVGDNELIINVQADEPFIEPEVVELLLKRLKSLQEQKQDFIMGSCYNAINAEAAKDPNLVKVVLDANDNAIYFSRAQIPYNRGGEATYFGHIGIYGFSKKSLHDFCNLSDAPIEDIEKLEQLRAIYHGKKISMVKVASTGFGIDTKEDLQRAIEIFL; the protein is encoded by the coding sequence ATGATAATTATTCCTGCACGTCTTGCATCTACTAGATTTCCACAAAAAGTTTTAGCAGATATAGGAGGACTTCCTATGGTAATTCGCACAGCTAAAAGAGTTGAACATTTAGACCGCGTAGTGGTTGCGGCAGATGATGAAAAGATAATCTCTGTTTGTAAAGAATACGGCATCGAAGCAAAATTAACATCTACTACGCATAAAAGCGGAACGGACCGAATAAACGAATGTGCAAATATTGCAGGTGTCGGGGATAATGAACTTATTATAAATGTTCAAGCGGATGAGCCTTTTATAGAACCGGAAGTAGTAGAGTTGTTGTTAAAAAGATTAAAATCCCTTCAAGAACAAAAACAAGATTTTATAATGGGCAGTTGTTACAATGCTATCAACGCAGAAGCGGCAAAAGACCCGAACCTTGTAAAAGTCGTACTAGATGCAAATGATAACGCTATCTACTTTTCCCGTGCTCAAATTCCTTATAACCGCGGAGGAGAAGCTACATATTTTGGTCATATAGGTATATACGGATTTAGCAAAAAAAGCTTACATGATTTTTGTAACCTAAGCGATGCACCGATAGAAGATATAGAAAAACTGGAACAACTGCGTGCAATTTACCACGGTAAAAAAATAAGTATGGTTAAAGTAGCTTCAACCGGTTTTGGAATAGATACTAAAGAAGATTTACAAAGAGCTATAGAGATATTTTTATAA
- a CDS encoding CheR family methyltransferase has translation MSYILSKDNFENLQEFIYRKSGIYLDKDKHYEKLAKYIEKRALLLDIDSFKKYFYKLRFDDFNTQEFQSLINYITVNETYFYRENNQFETLVNHVLPEFENKLDKSKPIRILSSPCSSGEEPYSILLHIIQKYPLHYTRDIEIVGIDIDSMIIDKAKKGFFSERSVQSIPKEVLNAWFEKIDIGYKISDRLSNKVQFKVVNVFDKNQMLELGKFDIIFSRNMLIYFDDASRKEVVMTFYNMLNENGCIFLGHAENMNRIVSVFNSKKINHTLVYTK, from the coding sequence ATGTCTTACATTTTATCAAAAGATAATTTTGAAAACCTGCAAGAGTTTATATATCGTAAAAGCGGTATATATCTTGATAAAGATAAACATTATGAAAAGTTGGCAAAATATATTGAAAAAAGAGCTTTGTTATTAGATATAGATAGTTTTAAAAAGTATTTTTATAAACTTCGTTTTGATGATTTTAATACCCAAGAGTTTCAGTCTCTTATAAATTATATAACTGTTAACGAAACATATTTTTACAGAGAAAATAATCAGTTTGAAACACTTGTTAACCATGTTTTACCCGAATTTGAGAATAAGTTGGATAAATCTAAGCCTATAAGAATATTGTCTTCTCCGTGTTCGAGCGGTGAAGAACCGTACTCTATACTGCTTCATATTATTCAAAAATATCCATTGCACTATACAAGAGATATAGAGATAGTGGGAATAGATATAGATTCAATGATAATAGATAAAGCCAAAAAAGGTTTTTTTTCAGAAAGATCTGTTCAATCTATACCAAAAGAAGTTTTAAATGCCTGGTTTGAAAAAATAGATATTGGTTATAAAATAAGTGATCGGCTAAGTAATAAGGTTCAATTTAAAGTTGTAAACGTGTTTGATAAAAACCAGATGCTGGAACTGGGAAAATTTGACATCATTTTTTCACGGAATATGCTTATATACTTTGACGATGCTTCCAGAAAAGAGGTAGTTATGACTTTTTACAATATGTTAAACGAGAACGGTTGCATATTTTTAGGACACGCAGAAAATATGAACAGGATAGTTTCTGTGTTTAATTCAAAAAAAATTAACCACACACTTGTATATACTAAATAG
- a CDS encoding CheB methylesterase domain-containing protein: MKNLDKKIILIGASTGGPRLIEKICSSLPSDYKHTLCIVQHMSESFLTTFAQRLDRMSSLNVYETKHNMKILSSSIYLVRGGVHMHFSKDSDGNIVVSEEKNMGLSQFQPSIDEMMLSALNIFDPKSIIAILLSGIGDDGAKGMVEIKKNGGYTIGESQNSAIVYGMPKAAFEKDGVSEQLNFEDIIKKILELK, from the coding sequence ATGAAAAACTTAGATAAAAAAATCATTTTAATCGGTGCTTCTACAGGCGGTCCTAGATTAATTGAAAAAATTTGTTCATCGCTTCCTTCAGACTACAAACACACCCTGTGCATAGTGCAACATATGTCAGAATCGTTTTTAACTACATTTGCACAAAGACTTGATAGAATGAGTTCGTTGAATGTTTATGAGACTAAACATAATATGAAAATTTTATCTTCAAGTATCTATTTGGTAAGAGGCGGCGTCCATATGCACTTTTCAAAAGATTCAGATGGAAATATAGTTGTCAGTGAAGAGAAAAACATGGGTTTAAGTCAATTTCAACCAAGTATAGATGAGATGATGTTAAGTGCATTAAATATATTTGATCCAAAGAGTATAATAGCTATATTGCTGAGTGGAATCGGTGATGATGGTGCTAAGGGCATGGTTGAAATTAAAAAAAACGGCGGATATACTATAGGAGAGAGTCAAAACAGTGCTATTGTTTACGGGATGCCAAAAGCTGCATTTGAAAAAGACGGTGTTAGTGAACAGCTAAATTTTGAAGATATAATAAAGAAGATTTTAGAGCTAAAGTAA
- the rpsO gene encoding 30S ribosomal protein S15 — MALDSAKKQEIIAKYGRKEGDTGSSEVQIALLTQRISELTEHLKTFKKDHSSRLGLLKLVGQRRRLMKYFKKTNKEAYLNLIESLNIRDNI; from the coding sequence ATGGCTTTAGATTCGGCGAAAAAACAAGAGATTATCGCGAAATATGGTCGCAAAGAAGGCGACACAGGTTCAAGTGAAGTACAAATTGCACTTTTAACACAAAGAATTTCTGAGTTAACTGAGCACTTAAAAACATTCAAAAAAGATCACTCATCAAGACTAGGTCTGCTAAAATTAGTCGGTCAGCGTCGTCGTTTGATGAAATATTTCAAAAAAACAAACAAAGAAGCTTATCTTAACCTAATAGAGAGCTTAAATATTAGAGATAATATATAA
- a CDS encoding RrF2 family transcriptional regulator has protein sequence MLITKASEYAILSLIVLSNKQEPQDSETLSRELTIPKSFLAKILQSLAKEGILVSFRGANGGFALAKKTDEIDMLSVMSAVEGKTPAVFDCATSIADCPSNMATVCSIWPFLNKLQGKIDRFLSELTLADILE, from the coding sequence ATGTTAATTACAAAAGCAAGTGAATATGCAATTTTATCGCTTATCGTACTCTCAAACAAACAAGAACCTCAAGACAGCGAAACCCTGTCTCGTGAACTAACGATTCCAAAAAGCTTTTTGGCAAAAATACTTCAATCTTTGGCTAAAGAGGGAATTCTTGTTTCTTTTCGCGGTGCCAACGGCGGATTTGCACTAGCTAAAAAAACGGATGAAATAGATATGCTAAGCGTTATGAGTGCAGTAGAAGGAAAAACCCCTGCCGTATTTGATTGTGCAACCTCTATAGCTGATTGTCCTTCAAACATGGCGACCGTTTGTTCAATTTGGCCTTTTTTGAACAAACTTCAAGGTAAAATCGATAGATTCTTATCAGAATTGACTTTAGCAGACATTTTAGAGTAA
- the flhA gene encoding flagellar biosynthesis protein FlhA — protein sequence MAKKLTTRQQVGTTLNFLLGQKDLSVVVFVIAIMAIIIVPLPSGALDFFLTVSMSIAVLIILISLYVPKPTDLTTFPTLILIVTLFRLALNIATTRMILSHGHEGPEAVSSIISSFGDFVVGGNFVIGIIVFSILVLINFMVITKGSTRVAEVGARFVLDSMPGKQMAVDADLNAGLIDDAEAKRRRAEILQDANFYGAMDGSSKFVKGDAVAGIIITLINIIGGFLIGVFQHNMSVSDSAATFTLLTIGDGLVGQIPALIVSTATGIMITRSSSDGDNFAEGTINQMIGNAKILIIVGLIMILFALVPGLPTASMGLVGILFSLLGWAIYKYERGELSILDVENALKTGSKEMQEKEQEALKPKKTQEEIAKEEESALEDILKVEMLELTLGYQLISLADSNQGGDLLERIRSMRRKIASDFGFLMPQVRIRDNLHLEPQQYQILLKGVSIGDGVIKPDKFLAMDSGMATGEIQGEATKEPAFGLDALWIEPADKEDAIINGYTVVDPSTVISTHMSELVKKNAEDLLTRQEVQALIDKIKNDFPVIVDDVLKVAPIGLIQRILKSLLHEKIPLKDMLGILETIADVSEYTKNVEFITEQVRARLSRTITQMYSSDDGVIRLLTFDTSSEQMMLEKSQEQDGVRNLMLNVGEINALIQATSAKATELLQNGISPVIVIVDPALRKGISEIFERFSLDVITLSHAEIDSNATFEVLGSISITNTPQE from the coding sequence TTGGCAAAAAAACTAACTACAAGACAGCAAGTTGGAACTACATTAAACTTTTTACTCGGTCAAAAAGATTTAAGTGTCGTAGTTTTTGTTATAGCTATCATGGCTATAATAATTGTACCGCTGCCATCAGGTGCACTAGACTTCTTTTTAACCGTTTCGATGTCTATAGCAGTATTGATTATACTAATCTCACTGTATGTTCCAAAACCTACCGACTTAACAACTTTCCCTACTTTGATTCTTATCGTAACTCTATTTAGGCTTGCTTTAAATATTGCTACAACAAGAATGATACTTAGTCATGGGCATGAAGGTCCTGAAGCCGTAAGTAGTATTATTTCGAGCTTTGGTGATTTTGTCGTAGGCGGAAACTTTGTTATCGGTATTATAGTTTTTTCAATTCTTGTACTGATTAACTTTATGGTTATTACTAAGGGTTCTACAAGGGTTGCAGAAGTCGGTGCAAGATTTGTGCTTGATTCTATGCCCGGTAAACAGATGGCAGTAGATGCAGACTTAAATGCAGGTCTTATAGATGATGCCGAAGCAAAAAGACGTCGTGCAGAGATACTTCAAGATGCAAACTTTTACGGTGCTATGGACGGGTCTAGTAAATTCGTAAAAGGTGATGCGGTTGCGGGTATTATCATTACGCTTATCAATATTATAGGCGGATTTTTAATAGGTGTATTTCAACATAATATGAGTGTAAGCGACTCTGCGGCGACTTTTACTCTTTTAACAATCGGTGACGGACTTGTAGGTCAAATTCCGGCACTTATAGTTTCAACTGCAACAGGTATTATGATTACCAGAAGTTCAAGTGACGGCGATAACTTTGCAGAAGGTACTATTAACCAAATGATAGGTAATGCAAAAATTCTTATCATAGTCGGTTTGATTATGATTTTATTTGCCTTAGTACCTGGACTTCCAACTGCATCTATGGGACTTGTCGGAATACTTTTTTCACTTTTAGGCTGGGCTATCTATAAGTATGAAAGAGGTGAACTTAGCATACTTGATGTTGAAAATGCACTTAAAACAGGTTCTAAAGAGATGCAGGAAAAAGAACAAGAAGCTCTTAAACCGAAAAAAACTCAAGAAGAGATAGCAAAAGAGGAAGAGAGTGCATTAGAAGATATCTTAAAAGTCGAGATGCTAGAACTTACACTTGGTTACCAACTTATCAGTCTTGCCGATTCTAATCAAGGCGGAGACTTGCTAGAGCGTATCCGTTCCATGAGAAGAAAAATAGCATCTGACTTTGGCTTTTTAATGCCTCAGGTTCGTATACGCGACAACTTGCATCTGGAGCCTCAACAGTATCAAATCCTTCTAAAAGGTGTATCAATCGGCGACGGTGTAATTAAACCGGACAAATTTTTAGCAATGGACAGCGGTATGGCTACGGGTGAGATTCAAGGTGAAGCGACAAAAGAGCCTGCCTTTGGACTCGATGCTTTATGGATAGAGCCAGCCGATAAAGAAGATGCTATCATTAACGGTTACACGGTAGTCGATCCATCAACCGTAATCTCAACTCACATGAGTGAGCTTGTTAAGAAAAATGCAGAAGACTTGCTTACCCGTCAAGAAGTTCAGGCACTTATCGACAAGATTAAAAACGACTTCCCTGTTATTGTGGATGATGTACTAAAAGTTGCTCCTATCGGATTGATTCAACGCATCTTAAAATCACTTCTGCATGAAAAAATACCGCTTAAAGATATGCTTGGGATATTAGAAACCATAGCGGATGTTTCAGAATATACTAAAAACGTAGAGTTTATTACCGAGCAGGTTCGTGCAAGACTATCCCGTACGATTACACAGATGTACTCAAGCGATGACGGTGTTATAAGACTCTTAACATTCGATACTTCAAGTGAGCAGATGATGCTTGAAAAATCTCAAGAACAAGACGGGGTTAGAAACCTTATGCTAAACGTAGGCGAGATAAATGCACTTATACAAGCAACAAGTGCAAAAGCGACCGAACTTTTACAAAACGGAATATCACCTGTAATCGTAATAGTCGATCCTGCCCTTAGAAAAGGTATATCCGAGATATTTGAGAGATTTTCTTTAGACGTGATTACACTATCGCACGCTGAAATAGACTCAAATGCAACCTTTGAAGTCCTTGGATCGATCTCTATCACAAATACACCGCAAGAATAA
- a CDS encoding DHH family phosphoesterase — protein MTNKTFYHLSHIDLDGYSAQLVMKYTPYTIKNYNANYGAEVKQKLEQILEAIKQDNQSSYILITDLNLTTDESKWLDNEVEKLNEKKVDVKLQLLDHHGTGEASSKKYDWYYLDTSRCATKITYDFVKENFDFDEPKWMQKYVDVVNAVDLWIMDEEENFEMGKVCMRLVTETRELNRVMFADNDNNYKISLLHEAAKFIDRENAPIVLDEEIHKLKKNFFKDKDDGTLDNLATKYIVKLLGTLMPTHTIYYKGYKGFLSYGLGNTSIIGNGFLTRYPEYDFIVDVSYRGTMSLRANNKVDVSQIAKEWAEGGGHPNASGGRIIGFKEQYRYDKVKPQIQKIIDEKEAVAGKLEYKKED, from the coding sequence TTGACAAATAAAACTTTTTACCATCTCTCACATATAGATTTAGACGGATACTCTGCACAGCTTGTTATGAAATATACGCCATATACTATTAAAAACTACAATGCCAACTACGGTGCAGAAGTTAAACAAAAACTTGAACAGATTTTAGAAGCCATAAAACAAGACAACCAAAGTTCTTATATACTGATAACGGATTTAAATCTTACTACAGATGAATCAAAATGGCTTGATAACGAAGTAGAAAAACTAAATGAAAAAAAAGTAGATGTAAAACTTCAACTTTTAGACCATCACGGTACGGGTGAAGCAAGTTCAAAAAAATACGATTGGTATTATTTGGACACTTCAAGATGTGCTACAAAAATAACTTATGATTTTGTAAAAGAGAACTTTGATTTTGATGAGCCAAAATGGATGCAAAAATATGTAGATGTAGTTAATGCGGTTGACTTATGGATAATGGATGAAGAAGAAAACTTTGAGATGGGTAAAGTATGTATGCGTCTTGTAACTGAAACAAGAGAGTTAAACCGTGTAATGTTTGCAGATAACGATAACAACTACAAAATTTCCTTGCTACATGAAGCGGCAAAATTTATAGACCGTGAAAATGCCCCGATAGTTTTAGATGAAGAGATTCATAAACTCAAAAAGAACTTCTTTAAAGACAAAGATGACGGTACACTTGATAACTTAGCTACAAAATATATAGTGAAACTACTTGGTACATTGATGCCGACTCATACAATATACTATAAAGGCTACAAAGGCTTTTTAAGTTACGGTCTTGGCAATACCTCTATAATCGGTAACGGTTTTTTAACCCGGTATCCTGAGTATGATTTTATAGTAGATGTAAGTTACCGCGGGACTATGAGTCTTCGTGCAAATAACAAAGTAGATGTATCTCAAATAGCTAAAGAATGGGCTGAGGGTGGTGGACACCCTAATGCATCTGGTGGAAGAATAATAGGTTTTAAAGAACAATACCGCTACGATAAAGTAAAACCTCAAATTCAAAAAATAATAGACGAGAAAGAAGCGGTTGCGGGAAAACTGGAGTATAAGAAAGAGGATTAA
- a CDS encoding type II toxin-antitoxin system PemK/MazF family toxin, translated as MLERGGIYLAKLYHSKGAEPGKTRPVLVLQDDALNEVGHETVIILPLTTNLIDDAFPLRMRILKRDLLKQDSDVLCDQVRAIDTKRVIQDKLAVVNKNELYEIEQMVQLILGIS; from the coding sequence ATGCTTGAAAGAGGAGGCATATATTTAGCAAAATTATACCACTCAAAAGGAGCAGAACCAGGTAAAACCAGACCGGTTTTAGTTCTGCAAGATGATGCATTAAATGAAGTGGGTCATGAAACAGTTATAATTTTACCATTGACTACAAATCTCATTGATGATGCTTTCCCATTACGTATGAGAATTTTAAAACGTGACTTGCTGAAACAGGATTCTGATGTGTTATGTGACCAGGTTAGAGCTATTGACACAAAAAGAGTTATACAAGATAAACTTGCTGTAGTAAATAAAAATGAGTTATATGAGATTGAGCAGATGGTGCAACTTATACTCGGTATATCATAA
- a CDS encoding DNA-binding protein: MKTITLKTEDSFFEKVTSLAKELHLTKSELIRQSIAEFEANIRKNKLKEKMMSASLKVREANREITKDFDETVEDGLNNA, translated from the coding sequence ATGAAAACAATAACACTAAAAACGGAAGATTCTTTTTTTGAAAAAGTAACTTCTTTAGCTAAAGAGTTACATTTAACTAAGAGTGAGCTTATCAGACAATCTATTGCCGAATTTGAAGCTAACATAAGAAAAAATAAACTTAAAGAAAAAATGATGAGTGCATCTTTAAAAGTGAGAGAAGCTAATAGAGAGATTACTAAAGATTTTGACGAGACTGTTGAAGATGGGCTAAATAATGCTTGA